A DNA window from Selenomonas sp. oral taxon 126 contains the following coding sequences:
- a CDS encoding sensor histidine kinase, whose protein sequence is MEYYLNIAISTSLLIVSLLPSVYLRYLPFRPVLDARTRNHLLQGYAIIFFLEITISLALFYGGIIPFNFPTFKIMWLFFGYTPYFILNLILIRPYVAQHFFILGIQQILAGTLSTFAVAITLLIIDGDDFFRHFKLYSVIYLTLYLSVFPIVLPFFRQIFLRFASISTDRFWHYISPLPLLIIFHESYYSLGDKALAIQYFLPRLAFFASGIFIALTAWRGLEYILTQAAATERNLALLRRMNAFGTYTRSMQDKQARLAIVRHDLRHNVKMLADLISRGEDEAAMQLISSLSYQIDATRVEHFAENPMIDAALSVYVQQAREKNIPIDVKIDLPNSFAAEIDLSLVLCNLLENAIHAEESEEELLRGIRVRARAPNGSIFLSIENRCSHRVKLSADGLPKRAQESAEHGYGIRSVLLFAEKYDAEYYAKQKDGWFSILIHLPIPEHTDNDL, encoded by the coding sequence ATGGAATATTATCTCAATATCGCAATCTCGACCTCGCTGCTCATCGTTTCCCTGCTGCCATCCGTCTACCTGCGCTATCTCCCCTTTCGTCCTGTGCTCGATGCGCGTACACGGAATCATCTCCTGCAGGGCTATGCCATCATCTTTTTTCTTGAGATTACAATCTCCCTTGCCCTCTTTTACGGCGGGATCATCCCATTCAATTTTCCAACCTTCAAGATTATGTGGTTATTCTTCGGCTATACCCCGTATTTTATCCTCAATCTGATCCTCATCCGCCCCTATGTCGCACAGCATTTCTTTATTTTGGGCATACAGCAGATCCTCGCAGGAACACTCAGCACCTTTGCCGTCGCCATCACCCTTCTCATCATCGACGGTGACGACTTCTTCCGGCATTTTAAGCTCTACTCTGTCATCTATCTCACTCTCTATCTCTCCGTCTTTCCCATTGTCCTCCCCTTCTTCCGACAGATCTTCCTGCGGTTTGCCAGCATCAGTACGGATCGCTTCTGGCACTACATCTCCCCGCTGCCCCTCCTCATCATCTTTCACGAGTCGTACTACTCCCTCGGTGATAAAGCACTTGCCATCCAGTACTTCCTTCCGCGCCTTGCCTTTTTTGCCTCGGGCATATTTATCGCTCTCACGGCGTGGCGCGGACTCGAGTACATCCTCACGCAGGCGGCGGCGACCGAGCGCAATCTTGCCCTCCTGCGCCGTATGAACGCCTTCGGCACCTATACGCGCTCCATGCAGGACAAACAGGCACGTCTTGCCATTGTCCGGCACGACCTCCGACACAATGTCAAAATGCTTGCCGACCTCATCTCGCGCGGAGAGGACGAGGCCGCCATGCAGCTCATATCCAGTCTCAGCTACCAGATCGACGCCACCCGTGTTGAACACTTTGCCGAAAATCCCATGATCGACGCAGCGCTTTCCGTCTACGTCCAACAGGCGCGCGAAAAAAACATCCCGATCGATGTCAAGATCGACCTGCCGAATTCGTTTGCAGCCGAAATTGATCTCTCGCTTGTCCTCTGCAACCTCCTCGAGAACGCCATACATGCAGAGGAGAGCGAGGAGGAGCTGCTGCGCGGCATCCGCGTGCGGGCGCGTGCGCCCAATGGCAGCATATTCCTGTCCATCGAAAACCGCTGCTCTCATCGCGTCAAACTCTCGGCAGACGGACTGCCCAAACGAGCACAAGAATCTGCCGAACATGGCTACGGCATACGCTCCGTCCTCCTATTCGCAGAAAAATACGATGCGGAATACTACGCCAAGCAGAAAGACGGCTGGTTCAGCATCCTGATCCATCTGCCGATTCCCGAACATACGGATAATGACTTGTAA
- a CDS encoding DUF5105 domain-containing protein produces MRKFMVAKKLLLPLVAILATFLIAGCGDDKPKESADKAVLAYAELYAYADTDKLSATGMTKEQKEQISNALRTETDDMFKSMMLTDDNATAITDYYIADRKANLELKAKVKKDDSKNPVVELTATPVDSKGASELMDKNEDLIAMGVYIGLAQQQGLDVRTDPVYQQGAMNSLRAMIDEIPYEAEKTLDVTCELVKSDDGKALYWAPKDPQAIKKFLNGE; encoded by the coding sequence ATGAGAAAGTTCATGGTTGCAAAGAAATTGCTCCTGCCGCTTGTCGCAATCCTCGCGACGTTCCTCATCGCGGGCTGCGGTGACGACAAGCCGAAGGAGTCGGCGGACAAGGCGGTGCTCGCCTATGCTGAGCTCTATGCGTATGCGGATACGGACAAGCTCTCAGCGACGGGCATGACAAAGGAGCAGAAGGAACAGATCAGCAATGCGCTCCGCACGGAGACGGATGATATGTTCAAGAGCATGATGCTGACCGATGACAATGCCACTGCGATTACGGATTACTACATCGCGGATCGCAAGGCGAACTTGGAGCTGAAGGCAAAGGTCAAGAAGGACGACTCCAAGAATCCCGTGGTCGAGCTGACGGCGACGCCGGTCGACTCCAAGGGCGCGAGTGAGCTGATGGACAAGAACGAGGATCTCATCGCGATGGGCGTCTACATTGGTCTGGCACAGCAGCAGGGGCTTGATGTCCGCACGGATCCCGTCTATCAGCAGGGAGCGATGAACTCGCTGCGCGCGATGATCGATGAGATTCCGTATGAGGCTGAAAAGACGCTCGATGTGACCTGCGAGCTTGTCAAGAGCGATGACGGCAAGGCACTCTACTGGGCACCGAAGGATCCGCAGGCAATCAAGAAGTTCCTCAACGGCGAGTAA
- a CDS encoding glycosyltransferase — translation MNDKKIAVIAQCEANGVSAIRPYLDAIDVPQGYAVELIEVPSGGNVADTYQRAMEQSDAKYKVYLSPGSILLRLNFFEEMLRIFTQDPAIGIIGLIGAKQLSTSGVLVQSMFIKGRLVFSDDTGFFGEDIEGDMEEVMAVSGDLVATQYDIPWRRDLFHTDCFWAEAQCIEFRRVGYRSVVPRQKEAWLLAGTKEIQYDEVSREVFLDTYSADIYPIVSIIIPTFERPYYFRLALESVLAQTYRNLDIFITDNSHNTETAEMMRRDFSDDPRIHYEHHPSYGVYENWARARSYNNPNAPYVNWLMDDDLFMPDKIALMMDAFFANPDLSIVTSYRELIDADGNKLPDIPATEPITQELTKFSGETIGADILTYLINFVGEPTTALLKKEFLLNGHDLGFSGKEGKYLTSDFTTWLRLLSQGNMMYFPTPLSAFRFHDGNEQAQFKSRIRGAISWALTIREAIERDAYLHELHMRRSSIVQWMNMTGHTLHVATTIPEVWEDTEFKDLLCVFAAMSEALRKDCRIEFDIDTTLVLQMDEG, via the coding sequence ATGAATGACAAGAAAATTGCCGTCATTGCGCAGTGTGAGGCGAATGGCGTCTCTGCCATACGCCCGTACCTCGATGCGATAGATGTGCCGCAGGGCTATGCGGTGGAGCTGATCGAGGTGCCCTCCGGCGGGAATGTTGCAGATACCTATCAGCGCGCGATGGAGCAAAGCGACGCGAAGTATAAGGTCTACCTGTCGCCCGGGAGTATTCTGCTCCGACTGAATTTCTTCGAGGAAATGCTCCGCATATTTACACAAGATCCCGCGATCGGTATCATTGGACTCATTGGAGCAAAGCAGCTCTCGACCTCGGGGGTGCTTGTGCAGTCGATGTTTATCAAGGGCAGACTGGTGTTTTCGGATGATACCGGTTTTTTCGGAGAGGACATTGAGGGCGACATGGAGGAGGTCATGGCGGTGAGCGGCGATCTCGTCGCTACGCAGTATGATATTCCCTGGCGCAGGGATCTTTTCCATACGGATTGTTTCTGGGCAGAGGCGCAGTGCATTGAATTTCGGCGCGTGGGCTATCGTTCGGTTGTACCTCGACAGAAAGAGGCATGGTTGCTCGCGGGTACAAAGGAAATTCAATATGATGAAGTGAGTCGAGAGGTGTTTCTCGATACGTATTCAGCGGATATCTACCCGATTGTGTCAATCATTATTCCGACGTTCGAGCGGCCGTATTACTTCCGTCTCGCGCTTGAAAGCGTGCTGGCACAGACGTACCGCAATTTGGACATCTTCATTACGGACAACTCGCATAATACGGAGACGGCGGAGATGATGCGGCGCGATTTTTCGGATGATCCGCGCATTCACTACGAGCATCATCCCTCCTACGGGGTATATGAAAATTGGGCACGCGCCCGCAGCTACAATAACCCCAATGCACCTTATGTCAACTGGCTGATGGATGATGATCTATTCATGCCGGATAAGATTGCCCTCATGATGGACGCATTCTTTGCAAACCCAGATCTCAGCATTGTCACATCGTATCGGGAGCTCATTGATGCAGATGGAAATAAGCTGCCGGATATTCCTGCAACAGAACCGATCACGCAGGAGCTTACGAAATTCAGTGGCGAGACAATCGGAGCGGATATTCTGACGTATTTGATTAATTTCGTCGGTGAGCCGACCACGGCATTGCTTAAAAAAGAGTTTTTGCTCAATGGGCATGATTTGGGCTTTTCGGGCAAAGAAGGAAAATACCTTACATCGGATTTTACCACATGGCTTCGTTTGCTCAGTCAGGGAAACATGATGTATTTCCCGACACCGCTGAGTGCATTTCGTTTTCATGACGGCAATGAGCAGGCGCAATTTAAAAGTCGAATTCGTGGTGCAATTTCATGGGCGCTGACCATTCGGGAGGCGATTGAGCGCGATGCGTATCTCCATGAGCTGCATATGCGGCGAAGCAGTATTGTGCAATGGATGAACATGACGGGGCACACTCTTCACGTTGCGACAACAATTCCGGAGGTTTGGGAGGATACGGAATTTAAGGATCTGCTATGTGTTTTTGCAGCGATGTCGGAGGCACTTCGGAAGGATTGCCGGATTGAATTTGATATTGATACCACACTCGTATTGCAGATGGATGAAGGCTGA
- a CDS encoding CatB-related O-acetyltransferase has product MCTQVLVVLGGDLDEELVPLYRRAEEEGTLSIVGYASCTGQGLSIEGSTETVSVQRVLLSCSKLYSMIAYLRQYAPEIPRAALLDGRIFRMPGLDVPRLFAENIGYAPLQAELTDQEEDFVDVTRAEIPRVWSYGSRTVSLGAKSYFGGRIEWGYRGGAQEVRVGNYTSFGPHVILEVGLNNQHDYRRVTTYDPGCMDFDTEDWCPSLGYKSCAGGVHIGSDVWIGRGSHLKAAGDSGILTIGDGAVIAADSVVVKDVPPYAIVGGNPARVIKYRFSPPVIEALLQLRWWEWPIEKIHENLKEMNDPIAFLKKHGMH; this is encoded by the coding sequence ATGTGCACGCAGGTATTGGTTGTTCTCGGCGGCGATCTGGACGAGGAACTCGTTCCGCTTTACAGACGTGCGGAGGAGGAGGGAACGCTTTCGATTGTCGGCTATGCAAGCTGCACGGGACAGGGGCTTTCGATTGAGGGGTCTACGGAGACGGTGAGCGTGCAGCGCGTGCTTCTCTCCTGCTCGAAGCTCTATTCGATGATCGCGTATCTCAGGCAGTACGCACCCGAGATTCCGCGTGCAGCACTGCTTGATGGGCGTATTTTTCGGATGCCGGGACTGGACGTGCCGCGCCTCTTTGCAGAAAATATCGGCTATGCGCCGCTTCAGGCGGAACTTACGGATCAGGAAGAAGACTTTGTGGACGTGACACGGGCAGAGATTCCGCGCGTCTGGTCATATGGTTCGCGTACGGTCTCTCTCGGCGCAAAGAGTTATTTTGGCGGACGCATCGAATGGGGCTACCGCGGCGGGGCGCAGGAGGTGCGCGTCGGGAACTATACGTCCTTTGGTCCGCACGTTATTCTTGAGGTTGGACTAAATAATCAGCATGACTATCGCCGCGTTACCACGTACGATCCCGGCTGTATGGATTTTGATACGGAGGATTGGTGTCCCTCTCTGGGGTATAAGAGTTGTGCGGGGGGGGTACATATCGGCTCGGATGTTTGGATCGGACGCGGCAGCCACCTGAAAGCGGCGGGTGACAGTGGTATCCTGACGATCGGGGATGGTGCTGTCATCGCAGCCGACAGTGTCGTTGTCAAGGATGTGCCTCCCTATGCCATTGTGGGCGGTAATCCCGCGCGCGTGATAAAATATCGCTTCTCGCCGCCCGTTATCGAGGCGCTTTTGCAGCTGCGTTGGTGGGAGTGGCCGATCGAAAAGATCCATGAGAATTTGAAAGAAATGAACGATCCTATCGCATTTTTGAAGAAGCATGGAATGCACTGA
- a CDS encoding LytR/AlgR family response regulator transcription factor, producing MHIAILDDEPEVCTAVRVYLMEMLEKYWAEKAVHAEIAVFHTAESLLAAFENSSYDLLLLDIRMSGLGGMEAARRIRSVNADVGIIFLTSSEEYLMEGYRVFADGYFLKPVGVDEEAFRAALARVFARREKAEKALSMQYNGRSIEIVFDKIFYVDLDGGRLHIVLAKQGLCFTRPYTYEWALEHLMHDGRFLECYHRILVNMDKIERMEKEAFVLTNGAQLPISQRRRSAVRADYMQYLLNK from the coding sequence ATGCATATCGCTATTTTGGACGATGAGCCGGAGGTATGCACTGCAGTGCGTGTGTATCTCATGGAGATGCTTGAAAAATACTGGGCAGAGAAGGCTGTGCATGCCGAGATTGCCGTCTTTCATACGGCGGAATCCCTGCTTGCGGCGTTCGAGAACAGTTCATACGATCTCCTGCTGCTCGATATCCGCATGTCGGGGCTCGGCGGCATGGAGGCTGCGCGCCGCATCCGTAGCGTGAATGCGGACGTGGGAATTATCTTCCTCACGAGTAGCGAGGAGTATCTGATGGAAGGCTACCGCGTCTTTGCGGACGGGTATTTCCTAAAGCCTGTGGGGGTGGATGAGGAGGCGTTCCGCGCTGCACTTGCGCGCGTGTTTGCGCGTCGTGAGAAGGCGGAAAAAGCGCTCTCGATGCAGTACAATGGACGTTCGATCGAAATTGTCTTCGATAAGATCTTCTATGTCGATCTCGATGGCGGGCGGCTGCATATTGTCCTTGCGAAGCAGGGGCTGTGCTTTACACGTCCCTACACATACGAGTGGGCGTTGGAGCATCTGATGCACGACGGACGCTTCCTCGAGTGCTATCATCGCATTCTCGTCAATATGGACAAGATAGAGCGCATGGAGAAGGAGGCGTTCGTGCTCACGAACGGCGCGCAGCTGCCCATCAGTCAGCGGCGACGCAGTGCAGTGCGGGCGGACTATATGCAGTATCTGCTCAATAAATAG
- a CDS encoding DegT/DnrJ/EryC1/StrS family aminotransferase produces MSIMVTRSSMPPMEEYIAEIRDIWQSRWLTNMGVKHQAFQEALQDYMQTEHVELLVNGHMALELTLQAMNLTGEVITTPFTFASTTHAIVRNNLIPIFCDINADDYTMDVGKLEALITDRTSAILPVHVYGNVCAVEEIERIANKYGVRVIYDAAHTFGEQYKGRAVADYGDASCLSFHATKVFHTIEGGAVVCHDAELGQKLCDLKNFGIRDAECVNAIGSNAKMNEFCAAMGLCNLRHVDDDIAQRKEVAERYRERLEGVSGVQLNPIRADVTPNYAYFPVVFHEEEFGSTRNEVYDALQRAGIYSRKYFYPLTNTFECFHGKYDVEQTPVARHIANRVLTLPLYADLEPETVDRICDVIISCSA; encoded by the coding sequence ATGAGCATCATGGTGACGCGGTCGTCGATGCCGCCGATGGAAGAGTATATCGCAGAGATCCGGGATATCTGGCAGTCACGATGGCTGACGAATATGGGCGTCAAGCATCAGGCATTTCAGGAGGCGCTGCAGGACTATATGCAGACGGAGCACGTCGAGCTGCTCGTCAATGGTCATATGGCGCTCGAACTCACGCTGCAGGCGATGAATCTCACGGGCGAGGTCATTACGACGCCGTTCACGTTCGCCTCGACGACGCATGCCATCGTGCGCAATAATCTGATACCGATCTTTTGCGACATCAACGCAGATGACTACACGATGGATGTTGGAAAGCTCGAGGCGCTGATTACCGACCGCACCTCTGCAATCCTCCCCGTTCATGTCTACGGCAACGTCTGCGCGGTGGAGGAGATCGAGCGCATTGCGAACAAATACGGAGTGAGGGTGATCTACGATGCGGCACACACCTTTGGTGAGCAGTACAAGGGGCGTGCCGTTGCAGACTACGGCGACGCTTCCTGTCTGAGCTTTCACGCAACAAAGGTCTTCCACACCATTGAGGGCGGCGCTGTTGTCTGCCACGACGCAGAGCTTGGACAGAAGCTCTGCGATCTCAAAAATTTCGGCATTCGCGATGCGGAGTGTGTCAACGCGATAGGCTCCAATGCAAAGATGAATGAATTCTGTGCGGCAATGGGACTTTGCAATCTGCGTCATGTAGATGATGATATTGCGCAGCGGAAAGAGGTCGCGGAGCGCTATCGTGAGCGTCTGGAAGGCGTGAGCGGCGTGCAGCTGAATCCGATCCGCGCAGATGTCACGCCGAACTACGCCTATTTCCCCGTCGTGTTCCATGAAGAGGAGTTCGGCAGTACGCGCAATGAGGTGTATGATGCGCTGCAGCGTGCAGGTATTTACAGCAGAAAGTATTTCTATCCATTGACGAATACGTTTGAATGCTTCCACGGGAAGTATGATGTGGAGCAGACGCCGGTTGCGCGTCATATTGCAAATCGCGTCCTGACACTGCCGCTCTATGCGGACTTGGAGCCGGAAACGGTGGATCGCATATGTGACGTGATTATTTCTTGTAGTGCATGA
- a CDS encoding DUF4870 domain-containing protein encodes MEESAGADGRGFTEYAVDDAPSQTERILAAIAQGAFFVGGLGYFFVPFVLWIIMRKKSMFVAQHAKQAWLSQFLVLLGFTLACTLGALLDDADLAVALCFIIGFPWFLGAVYGVVKALMGESWHFPGLG; translated from the coding sequence ATGGAAGAAAGCGCGGGAGCGGATGGACGCGGCTTTACGGAATATGCGGTGGATGATGCGCCCTCGCAGACGGAGCGAATCCTTGCCGCAATCGCACAGGGCGCGTTCTTTGTCGGCGGGCTCGGTTATTTCTTCGTCCCCTTTGTCCTCTGGATCATCATGCGGAAAAAATCCATGTTTGTCGCGCAGCATGCAAAGCAGGCATGGCTTTCGCAGTTCCTTGTTCTACTCGGCTTCACACTCGCCTGTACCCTTGGTGCACTGCTGGATGATGCCGATCTCGCTGTGGCGCTGTGCTTTATCATCGGGTTTCCTTGGTTTCTCGGTGCCGTCTATGGGGTGGTCAAGGCTCTCATGGGTGAGTCTTGGCATTTTCCGGGACTCGGATGA